A window of Mucilaginibacter paludis DSM 18603 contains these coding sequences:
- a CDS encoding nucleotidyl transferase AbiEii/AbiGii toxin family protein, which translates to MIKEWLDDYKPANQQEAKDALREIMQEIALAGLYRAGFFENAAFYGGTALRIFYGLDRFSEDLDFSLLAVEPGFTLHKYQEAIIHEFEALGMRVTIREKPKTNKTNIGSAFLKSETIWKELVLENIIPQNGLSQVANITIKIEVDREPPLGFETEEKLLSRPFSFYVKCFTQPNLFAGKMHALLFRKWGNNVKGRDWYDMEWYIRKGIPLNLNHFAIRAKDSGDWHKDTITETEFRELLAKRIDTVKMTYVVNDIRRFIRDPKVLEIWSAPYFHKLTLLLKIV; encoded by the coding sequence ATGATAAAAGAGTGGCTGGACGATTATAAGCCGGCAAACCAACAGGAGGCAAAAGACGCGCTCAGAGAAATTATGCAGGAGATTGCATTGGCGGGACTTTACAGGGCTGGCTTTTTTGAAAACGCTGCATTTTATGGAGGTACGGCATTGAGGATATTCTATGGCCTCGACCGCTTTTCGGAGGATCTTGATTTTTCGTTGCTGGCCGTTGAGCCGGGGTTTACATTACACAAATACCAGGAAGCGATCATTCATGAATTTGAGGCCCTGGGTATGCGGGTAACCATCAGGGAAAAGCCAAAGACAAATAAAACAAATATCGGCTCGGCTTTTTTAAAATCCGAAACTATCTGGAAAGAACTTGTATTGGAAAACATTATTCCACAAAATGGCCTGAGCCAGGTGGCTAACATCACCATTAAGATAGAGGTTGACCGGGAGCCTCCTTTAGGATTTGAAACCGAAGAAAAGCTTCTGTCGCGGCCTTTCTCCTTTTACGTGAAATGCTTTACCCAGCCCAATCTTTTCGCTGGTAAAATGCATGCCCTTCTTTTTCGCAAATGGGGCAACAATGTTAAAGGACGCGACTGGTATGATATGGAATGGTATATCCGAAAAGGAATCCCTTTGAATTTAAATCATTTCGCAATCAGGGCTAAGGATAGTGGCGACTGGCACAAGGATACAATAACTGAAACTGAATTCAGAGAACTCCTGGCTAAACGGATTGATACTGTAAAAATGACTTATGTTGTAAATGATATAAGGCGATTTATCCGCGATCCAAAAGTGCTGGAAATTTGGTCAGCGCCATATTTCCATAAACTTACGTTGCTGTTGAAAATTGTGTGA
- a CDS encoding type IV toxin-antitoxin system AbiEi family antitoxin domain-containing protein yields MTIDQVIYHHSTQPLTHQLLTSWLKDYKRPNDKINALKSEGLLSSVKKGLYIAGEKIHAIKPETTLMANHILGPSYVSVDTALSYYGLIPERVYEIASMTTKASREFNTPMGVFTYTHLPLPYYSFGLRTIKLLSEQYAIVASPEKALCDKIVTTSGLTLRSMAGAYSYLVDNLRMDETALKEFNTPMMEEWINNAPKKESLLMVIKTIDSL; encoded by the coding sequence ATGACGATTGATCAGGTAATATATCATCATTCTACCCAACCGTTAACACACCAGCTGTTAACGTCGTGGCTAAAGGATTATAAACGCCCTAATGATAAGATCAATGCATTGAAGTCAGAGGGTCTTTTATCGTCAGTAAAAAAAGGACTGTATATAGCCGGAGAAAAAATACACGCCATTAAGCCGGAAACCACCTTAATGGCTAATCATATCCTTGGACCCAGCTATGTATCTGTAGATACTGCTTTATCATATTACGGTTTGATACCCGAGCGGGTATATGAGATCGCCTCTATGACCACTAAGGCCTCCAGAGAATTTAATACGCCGATGGGCGTGTTCACTTATACCCACTTGCCTTTACCTTATTATTCTTTTGGCTTACGGACAATAAAACTCTTATCTGAGCAATACGCTATAGTTGCATCGCCCGAAAAAGCACTATGCGACAAGATTGTAACCACTTCCGGGTTGACATTAAGAAGTATGGCAGGTGCTTACAGCTACTTGGTTGATAATTTGCGAATGGACGAAACGGCATTAAAAGAGTTTAATACCCCGATGATGGAGGAATGGATAAATAATGCACCGAAAAAAGAAAGCTTGCTGATGGTTATTAAAACGATTGACAGCTTATGA
- a CDS encoding transglycosylase domain-containing protein, whose product MWTKTPNSTLTPQDIKRYNLMIWKFIIGCFAFVVLIILLTSFEIFGKLPSFRDLENPKSNQASEIYSSDKEVLGTYYIENRSNVNYKDISPNVINALIATEDKRFYEHSGIDFSRIFTIFLHNLLGSKQGGSTITQQLALNLFSDKGREHNFYKRIPQKLKELITAVRIERRYTKQEIITMYLNTVDFGAYSTFGIKSAARTYFNTTPDKLSPDQAALLVGMLNGTGFYSPLRHADRALARRNLVLGRMAEAGFLTDGQAEEFKNKPLGLDFNPIDHNDGLATYFRDVLKRNVQQIFEDKSINNNGVPYDLDRDGLKIYTTINSTMQEYAEEAQKEYMRVLQNQFNQHWKGISKWKTIANFKLLLDQGMRRSDRYRELRAEGKSDEEIKTDFDTPVKMNLFTWKGNIDTTMKPIDSIVYCKMLLRNSLMSMDPTTGYIKAWVGGINFEHFKYDQVKQGTRQVGSTAKPFTYAQAIDNGYSPCMIIPNVPVTISGFGPDWIPGSSDTRPGQLTLREALAWSQNWITAAVMKEVGPVEVAKLIKTMGVTSPVPPYPSICLGTFDASVYDMTGAYSVFANHGIWTEPTYLLRIEDKNGNVLYENKPKVVQALNEQTAYVMTYMLKGVIESGTGSRLRYKYGLSNPIGGKTGTTQSNSDGWFIGITPQLVTGVWTGCEDRDIHFRSTSLGEGANSALPIFALYMKKVYANSELGIKKNVDFDPPKAPLTITLDCNAYKQQQPGTTEADKKLSF is encoded by the coding sequence ATGTGGACCAAAACCCCTAATAGTACTTTAACTCCCCAGGATATCAAACGATACAATTTAATGATATGGAAATTTATCATTGGCTGTTTCGCCTTTGTTGTTTTAATTATCTTACTTACTTCTTTTGAAATATTTGGCAAGCTACCTTCCTTCCGCGATCTGGAAAATCCCAAGAGTAACCAGGCGTCTGAGATCTACTCGTCGGATAAGGAAGTTTTAGGTACTTACTATATTGAGAACCGGTCGAACGTAAACTATAAAGACATTTCGCCTAATGTGATCAACGCGTTGATAGCTACCGAGGATAAACGTTTCTACGAGCATTCGGGGATTGATTTCAGCCGGATATTTACCATCTTTTTGCATAACCTTTTAGGCAGCAAACAAGGCGGCAGTACCATTACCCAGCAATTGGCGCTCAACTTATTTTCGGATAAAGGCCGCGAGCATAACTTTTACAAACGCATTCCACAAAAATTAAAGGAACTGATAACCGCTGTACGCATTGAGCGCCGTTATACCAAGCAAGAGATTATCACCATGTATTTAAACACGGTTGATTTTGGCGCCTACAGCACCTTTGGTATCAAATCGGCAGCGCGTACCTATTTCAATACCACGCCTGATAAGCTAAGCCCAGACCAGGCTGCTTTGTTAGTTGGTATGCTGAACGGAACAGGTTTTTACTCGCCCTTAAGACACGCCGACCGCGCCTTGGCACGCCGTAATTTAGTTTTAGGCCGTATGGCCGAAGCCGGCTTTTTAACCGATGGGCAGGCAGAAGAGTTTAAAAACAAACCATTAGGCCTTGATTTTAACCCCATTGACCATAATGATGGGCTGGCCACTTATTTCAGGGATGTTTTAAAACGTAATGTGCAGCAGATATTTGAAGATAAATCCATCAACAATAACGGTGTACCTTATGATCTGGATCGTGATGGGTTGAAGATCTATACCACCATTAACTCAACCATGCAGGAATATGCAGAGGAAGCACAAAAGGAGTATATGCGCGTTCTGCAAAACCAGTTTAACCAACACTGGAAAGGGATCAGCAAGTGGAAAACTATTGCCAATTTCAAACTATTGCTTGACCAGGGGATGCGCCGCAGCGACCGCTATCGCGAATTAAGGGCCGAAGGAAAATCGGACGAGGAGATCAAAACTGATTTTGATACCCCAGTAAAAATGAACTTGTTTACCTGGAAAGGCAATATCGACACCACGATGAAGCCCATCGACTCCATTGTGTATTGCAAAATGCTGTTGCGAAACTCATTAATGAGCATGGACCCAACCACCGGCTACATCAAAGCATGGGTAGGCGGTATTAACTTTGAGCATTTTAAGTACGACCAAGTAAAGCAAGGTACCCGGCAGGTGGGATCAACAGCTAAGCCTTTCACCTATGCGCAAGCCATCGATAACGGGTACTCGCCCTGTATGATCATACCGAATGTACCTGTAACAATTAGTGGTTTTGGGCCTGACTGGATTCCAGGTTCATCAGACACGCGCCCGGGTCAATTAACATTACGAGAGGCCCTGGCCTGGTCGCAAAACTGGATTACCGCCGCCGTGATGAAAGAAGTTGGCCCGGTAGAGGTAGCCAAGCTCATTAAAACGATGGGCGTAACAAGCCCTGTACCGCCGTATCCGTCTATCTGCTTAGGAACTTTTGACGCGTCGGTATACGACATGACCGGCGCTTATTCCGTATTTGCCAACCACGGCATCTGGACGGAACCAACCTACCTGCTGCGTATTGAAGATAAAAACGGCAACGTATTGTACGAGAACAAACCTAAAGTTGTACAGGCCCTGAACGAGCAAACCGCATATGTAATGACCTATATGTTGAAAGGTGTTATTGAAAGCGGAACTGGCTCGAGGTTGCGGTATAAATACGGCCTGAGTAACCCCATAGGCGGCAAAACCGGAACCACCCAAAGCAACTCTGATGGTTGGTTTATCGGCATTACCCCACAATTGGTTACCGGCGTATGGACCGGGTGCGAAGACCGCGACATCCACTTTCGCTCTACTTCATTGGGCGAAGGTGCCAACTCGGCATTGCCTATTTTTGCCCTGTACATGAAAAAGGTATACGCCAATAGCGAATTGGGCATTAAAAAGAATGTGGATTTTGATCCGCCGAAAGCACCTTTGACTATTACCCTGGATTGCAATGCTTATAAACAGCAGCAACCCGGCACTACTGAAGCTGATAAGAAATTGAGTTTTTGA
- the porW gene encoding type IX secretion system periplasmic lipoprotein PorW/SprE: MLLIVKKKLRLRPSLKFIIKLNFWMLGVLLAGCTLEKKSAFNRSMQNLTARYNILFNANEILKQKQEDYALGYVDAYDRLLSVYQDTTAKTATPDKQLESVIKRANTIISEKDQSHYIGDAYLVLGKANYLEANFYNAIEFLNYVIRSYPQQKNLVQEARVWKARSLMRIDQMLLADTVLDTALLSIFPKQKNIADVYATRLQYDMDVEKYQHAEDMAKQAIHYSQDAKHRLRWTFILAQLQENNHKPDEAVTNYTRVVNSNAPFEMAFNASLNRIRIQENQNGQKLSRTAALLKLLKDDKNQDFIDQIYFQIGELYLAQGNIDDAIKNFKLSVRKSTKNLNQKGLSYLRLADISFKNKADYADAKKYYDSTLTNLSPNYPGYQIIYKKANNLQLLTDRLQTIAREDTLQMLAKMDEGDRMAKTLAMANARILQQKTISNNTASALNNNAGQFKQSSASVSNNASTFYFYNSSAISQGFTDFKRVWGNRPLADNWRRSVKSPNESNSAPVAATIQSLSSSAYPSQAQKTAADVMSNKIQQDILQNIPLTPGQLLQSNSRILNAYTDIASFYRDILDDRKEAIATYELILTRFPNTANRASFYYNLYRLYSDIDQTKSDYYKNLILKEYPESNFAKVILDPDFNQKLNDKNAEYTAFYNQLFDMVAKRNYPDAILRANELIDQHAGNNQTSQVYYLRAVAMGHAQTLDPFRKELQEIVDKFPDDRLVTPLVKQHLTFIDANEAEIRQRPTVLVDGDPNEIPFLLRPIDVTPGIPYRPIAKTQPVTAPVKKGQPAVNVVKPATQPVSNTAPVVSPPATNTTQPVATVKEARSIFSLKDSTNYYFVIDVATNTVSLAPSRFGIGQFNRANLPGSTIKHQLKPVADHQLIYVGRFGSLATVKDYARAIAPLLPQIMKVPADKYNFFIITQENLDKLADKKTLDSYFDFYQKKY; this comes from the coding sequence ATGTTACTAATTGTTAAAAAGAAATTGAGATTGCGCCCATCGTTAAAATTTATTATCAAACTTAATTTCTGGATGCTGGGCGTATTGCTGGCCGGATGCACGCTTGAGAAAAAGAGTGCGTTTAACCGTAGCATGCAAAATTTAACGGCACGTTACAACATCCTTTTCAACGCGAATGAAATTCTGAAGCAAAAACAGGAAGACTACGCTCTTGGCTATGTTGACGCTTATGACAGACTGCTGAGCGTTTACCAGGACACCACCGCCAAAACCGCTACGCCAGATAAACAACTGGAATCGGTAATTAAACGGGCCAACACCATTATCAGCGAAAAAGATCAGAGCCATTATATAGGAGATGCCTACCTGGTGCTGGGTAAGGCCAATTACCTGGAAGCTAATTTTTATAATGCCATTGAGTTTTTAAACTATGTGATACGTAGCTATCCGCAGCAAAAAAACCTGGTACAGGAGGCCCGGGTATGGAAAGCCCGCTCTCTGATGCGCATTGACCAGATGTTATTGGCAGATACGGTATTAGACACTGCCCTTTTAAGCATTTTCCCCAAACAGAAAAACATAGCCGATGTATACGCAACCCGTCTACAGTACGATATGGACGTAGAAAAGTATCAGCATGCCGAAGACATGGCCAAACAAGCCATACATTATAGTCAGGACGCAAAGCACCGGTTGCGCTGGACATTCATTTTGGCACAACTGCAAGAAAATAATCATAAACCTGATGAAGCCGTTACAAATTATACCAGGGTAGTTAACAGCAACGCCCCGTTCGAGATGGCTTTTAACGCGAGCCTTAACCGCATCAGGATACAGGAAAACCAGAACGGCCAGAAATTGAGCCGTACCGCCGCTCTGCTTAAATTGCTAAAAGACGATAAAAATCAGGATTTTATCGACCAGATCTATTTCCAGATAGGCGAACTCTACCTTGCGCAGGGCAACATTGATGATGCCATTAAAAACTTTAAGCTATCGGTACGCAAAAGCACTAAAAATTTAAACCAGAAAGGCCTGTCCTATTTAAGACTGGCCGACATCAGTTTTAAAAACAAGGCCGATTATGCCGACGCTAAAAAATATTATGATAGCACCTTAACTAATTTATCGCCCAATTACCCGGGATACCAGATTATTTATAAAAAAGCCAACAACCTGCAACTGTTAACAGACAGGCTGCAAACCATAGCACGCGAAGATACTTTACAAATGCTGGCCAAAATGGACGAAGGCGACCGCATGGCTAAAACCCTGGCCATGGCCAATGCTCGCATACTGCAACAAAAAACCATCAGTAATAATACCGCCAGTGCTTTAAATAACAACGCCGGGCAGTTTAAACAATCAAGCGCAAGTGTTTCTAACAATGCAAGCACTTTTTATTTTTATAACAGCAGCGCCATAAGCCAGGGCTTTACCGATTTTAAACGAGTATGGGGCAACCGCCCTTTAGCCGATAACTGGAGGCGGAGTGTAAAATCGCCAAACGAAAGCAACAGTGCACCTGTGGCCGCCACTATTCAGAGTTTAAGTTCAAGTGCGTACCCCAGCCAGGCGCAAAAAACAGCGGCCGATGTAATGTCTAACAAAATACAGCAGGATATATTGCAAAATATTCCGCTTACACCGGGCCAGCTTTTACAATCAAATTCCCGTATTTTAAATGCCTATACTGACATTGCTTCTTTTTACCGTGATATCCTGGACGACCGCAAAGAAGCTATCGCCACTTACGAACTGATACTGACCCGCTTTCCAAACACGGCGAACAGGGCATCCTTTTATTATAATTTATACAGGCTTTACAGCGATATCGATCAGACCAAATCCGATTATTACAAGAACCTGATCCTAAAAGAGTACCCTGAATCAAATTTCGCAAAGGTTATTCTTGATCCAGACTTTAATCAGAAGCTGAATGATAAAAATGCTGAGTATACGGCGTTCTATAATCAACTTTTTGACATGGTAGCCAAACGAAATTATCCTGATGCCATTTTAAGAGCGAACGAACTGATAGACCAGCACGCCGGCAATAACCAAACCTCACAGGTTTACTACCTACGAGCCGTAGCCATGGGCCACGCGCAAACACTTGATCCTTTCCGGAAAGAGCTACAGGAAATTGTCGATAAATTTCCGGATGACCGGCTGGTTACCCCTTTGGTTAAACAGCATCTTACTTTTATAGATGCCAATGAAGCCGAAATCAGGCAACGCCCAACCGTACTGGTAGACGGCGACCCTAACGAAATCCCGTTTTTGCTGAGGCCTATCGATGTTACTCCTGGTATACCTTACAGACCGATAGCTAAAACACAACCTGTTACTGCACCGGTAAAAAAGGGCCAACCAGCCGTTAACGTTGTCAAACCGGCAACACAACCCGTAAGCAATACAGCCCCGGTAGTAAGCCCACCGGCAACCAACACTACCCAGCCAGTTGCAACAGTTAAAGAGGCACGGTCAATATTCTCGTTGAAAGACAGCACAAATTATTACTTTGTAATTGATGTGGCTACCAATACCGTTAGCCTTGCCCCATCGCGCTTCGGCATCGGGCAATTCAACAGGGCCAACTTGCCGGGCAGCACCATTAAGCACCAATTGAAACCAGTAGCCGATCATCAGTTAATTTATGTTGGCCGTTTTGGCAGTTTGGCCACGGTTAAAGATTATGCCCGTGCTATTGCACCACTGTTACCACAAATTATGAAGGTACCTGCGGATAAATACAACTTTTTTATCATCACACAAGAAAATCTGGATAAATTAGCTGACAAGAAAACCTTGGATAGCTATTTTGACTTCTATCAAAAAAAATATTAA
- a CDS encoding AtpZ/AtpI family protein — protein MQLPTPPDNDNKPINNYAKYSSIGIQMIVIIGVFSFAGYEIDQHAAHKIQWVTALLSLTGVFVSLYIVIKSLKN, from the coding sequence ATGCAATTACCCACTCCTCCTGATAACGATAATAAGCCAATCAATAATTACGCTAAATATAGCAGTATTGGTATTCAAATGATTGTTATCATCGGAGTTTTTTCGTTCGCAGGGTACGAGATCGATCAGCATGCTGCACACAAAATTCAATGGGTTACGGCCTTGCTGTCGCTTACAGGGGTGTTTGTATCGTTATATATTGTTATCAAATCGTTAAAGAATTGA
- the atpB gene encoding F0F1 ATP synthase subunit A → MNFSHILNTKKITLALICAVFLAFLSARSFAAQDSVGQSEKEKSTEKKEFNPSETILEHIADSHYIHFYGDKFMGLPVILYTDKGLDFFSSDVFDHGKKTYQGHYTYKLEEDKVKAVNAAGEIDTAAKVYDFSITKNVVSLWLSVILLLIIFLSVAASYKKTVGKAPKGFQSLIEPVIVFVRDDIARPNIGYKYQRFMPLLLTIFFFIWINNLIGLVPFFPGGANLTGNIAVTLVLATITLIVVNVNGNKYYWKHIFLPDVPFWLYPIMWPVELIGIISKPFALMIRLFANITAGHIIVLSLISLIFVFKAAAVSIVSVPFVVFMDVLELLVALLQAFIFTLLTALFIGTAIEEHHH, encoded by the coding sequence ATGAATTTTAGCCACATTTTGAATACAAAAAAAATTACCCTCGCCCTAATTTGCGCCGTTTTTCTGGCGTTTTTGTCCGCACGATCATTCGCGGCACAGGACAGTGTAGGACAGTCAGAGAAAGAAAAGAGCACGGAAAAAAAAGAATTTAATCCGAGCGAGACGATCCTTGAACACATTGCCGACTCCCACTACATTCACTTTTATGGTGATAAATTTATGGGCCTGCCTGTAATTTTGTACACGGACAAGGGGCTTGATTTTTTCTCATCGGATGTGTTTGATCACGGCAAAAAAACTTACCAGGGCCATTACACTTACAAGCTGGAAGAGGATAAAGTAAAAGCTGTAAATGCCGCCGGCGAAATTGACACCGCCGCCAAAGTTTACGACTTCTCGATCACCAAAAATGTGGTATCATTATGGCTGTCGGTTATATTATTGCTGATTATATTTTTATCGGTAGCCGCATCGTACAAAAAAACTGTGGGGAAAGCACCTAAGGGCTTTCAATCCCTTATCGAGCCCGTTATCGTTTTTGTACGCGACGATATTGCCCGCCCTAATATCGGTTACAAATACCAGCGCTTTATGCCGCTGCTGTTAACAATCTTCTTTTTTATCTGGATCAATAACCTCATCGGCCTGGTGCCTTTCTTTCCCGGAGGGGCTAACCTAACCGGAAATATCGCGGTAACCCTGGTATTGGCAACCATCACCTTAATTGTGGTGAATGTTAATGGCAACAAATACTACTGGAAGCACATCTTTTTACCCGATGTACCATTCTGGCTTTATCCTATCATGTGGCCGGTTGAGTTGATCGGTATCATTTCAAAGCCTTTCGCCTTGATGATCCGTTTGTTTGCCAACATTACCGCAGGGCACATTATTGTGTTGAGCTTAATATCGCTCATCTTTGTTTTCAAAGCGGCTGCAGTATCGATTGTGTCGGTTCCGTTTGTGGTGTTTATGGATGTTTTAGAGTTATTGGTTGCCTTGTTGCAAGCCTTTATATTTACCTTGCTAACCG